In a single window of the Aminomonas paucivorans DSM 12260 genome:
- a CDS encoding ABC transporter permease subunit has protein sequence MNSRIQSFIEAAGWPRIIIGLFLVSLFVAAPFVGVRIDTSLSDTLVRVGMNGVMVLALVPMVQSGCGLNFGLPLGIIAGLVGAVTSIEMNALGMMGFFVALLISVPLAVLLGYGYGLLLNRVKGDEMMIATYVGFSSVAVMCMAWLLLPYKSPTMIWGYGGAGLRTTISVEGFWLHILSDFLHVQIGKFFYFPTGMFLFFALMCFLMWGFLHTKTGTAMTAVGSNPEFARASGINVDRMRIVSVVLSTVLGAVGILVYQQSFGFIQLYMGPFYMAFPAVAAILLGGASVNKASMLNVVVGTFLFQGILTMTPSVINSLIQTDMSEVIRIIVSNGMILYALTRKVQVKR, from the coding sequence GTGAATAGTCGAATCCAATCCTTCATCGAGGCCGCCGGGTGGCCCCGCATCATCATCGGCCTCTTTCTGGTGTCCCTGTTCGTCGCCGCCCCCTTCGTGGGGGTGCGCATCGACACGTCCCTGAGCGACACCCTGGTCCGGGTTGGCATGAACGGGGTCATGGTGCTGGCCCTGGTGCCCATGGTCCAGTCGGGCTGCGGCCTCAACTTCGGCCTGCCCCTGGGGATCATCGCCGGGCTGGTGGGGGCGGTGACCAGCATCGAGATGAACGCCCTCGGGATGATGGGCTTCTTCGTCGCCCTGCTCATCTCCGTCCCCCTGGCGGTGCTCCTGGGCTACGGCTACGGCCTGCTCCTGAACCGGGTCAAGGGCGACGAGATGATGATCGCCACCTACGTGGGGTTCTCCTCCGTGGCGGTCATGTGCATGGCCTGGCTGCTGCTGCCCTACAAGAGCCCCACCATGATCTGGGGCTACGGGGGCGCGGGGCTTCGGACCACCATCAGCGTGGAGGGTTTCTGGCTCCACATCCTGAGCGATTTCCTGCACGTGCAGATCGGGAAGTTCTTCTACTTCCCCACGGGGATGTTCCTCTTCTTCGCCCTCATGTGCTTCCTCATGTGGGGCTTCCTGCACACCAAGACCGGAACCGCCATGACCGCCGTGGGCTCCAACCCGGAGTTCGCCCGGGCCTCGGGGATCAACGTGGACCGGATGCGCATCGTGTCGGTGGTGCTGTCCACGGTGCTGGGAGCGGTGGGTATCCTGGTGTACCAGCAGAGCTTCGGGTTCATCCAGCTCTACATGGGGCCCTTCTACATGGCCTTCCCCGCGGTGGCGGCCATCCTGCTGGGAGGAGCCTCGGTGAACAAGGCGTCCATGCTCAACGTCGTCGTGGGGACCTTCCTCTTCCAGGGGATCCTCACCATGACGCCGTCGGTCATCAATAGCCTCATCCAGACCGACATGTCCGAGGTCATCCGGATCATCGTCAGCAACGGCATGATCCTCTACGCCTTGACCAGAAAGGTGCAGGTCAAACGATGA
- a CDS encoding ABC transporter permease yields MKELTTKDHVQRLLISYAVPIIFIALSAVAIPLSGFSGTYLVQEMMTRVARNSFLVLSLIIPILAGMGLNFGMVLGAMAGQIGLILVTDWAVSGIPGMLLAALIATPIAIVLGWICGSVLNRAKGREMVTSYILGFFINGLYQLAVLYTMGNLIPIRSAALVLSRGYGIRNAVNLQGIRHCLDDLIPLKFGTMNVPVATYLLIGAFCLFILWFQKTKLGQDMRALGQDMAVADSAGIPVERTRIIAIIISTVLACYGQIIFLQNIGTMNTYNSHDQAGMFAIAALLIGGATVARATITNVFVGVVLFHLMFVVSPMAGKELIGQAQLGEYFRVFVSYGIIAISLALHAWRRQKDRERARRSLRGDTA; encoded by the coding sequence ATGAAAGAACTCACCACGAAGGACCACGTGCAGCGTCTGCTGATCAGCTACGCCGTGCCCATCATCTTCATCGCCCTTTCGGCGGTGGCCATCCCCCTCTCGGGCTTCTCGGGAACGTACCTGGTCCAGGAGATGATGACCCGGGTGGCCCGGAACTCGTTCCTGGTGCTCTCCCTCATCATCCCCATCCTGGCGGGGATGGGGCTGAACTTCGGGATGGTCCTGGGGGCCATGGCGGGGCAGATCGGCCTGATCCTGGTGACGGACTGGGCTGTCTCGGGGATCCCGGGGATGCTCCTGGCGGCCCTCATCGCCACCCCCATCGCCATCGTCCTGGGCTGGATCTGCGGCTCCGTGCTGAACCGGGCCAAGGGCCGGGAGATGGTGACCAGCTACATCCTGGGATTCTTCATCAATGGCCTCTACCAGCTGGCGGTGCTCTACACCATGGGCAACCTCATCCCCATCCGCAGTGCCGCCTTGGTGCTCTCCCGGGGGTACGGCATCCGCAACGCCGTGAACCTCCAGGGGATCCGGCACTGCCTGGACGACCTGATCCCCCTGAAGTTCGGCACCATGAACGTCCCCGTGGCCACGTACCTCCTCATCGGGGCCTTCTGCCTGTTCATCCTGTGGTTCCAGAAGACCAAGCTGGGACAGGACATGCGGGCCCTGGGGCAGGACATGGCGGTGGCGGACTCCGCGGGCATCCCGGTGGAGCGCACCCGCATCATCGCCATCATCATCTCCACGGTGCTGGCCTGCTACGGGCAGATCATCTTCCTCCAGAACATCGGTACCATGAACACCTACAACAGCCATGACCAGGCGGGGATGTTCGCCATCGCCGCCCTGCTCATCGGAGGTGCCACGGTGGCCCGGGCCACCATCACCAACGTCTTCGTGGGGGTGGTGCTCTTCCACCTGATGTTCGTGGTCTCCCCCATGGCGGGCAAGGAACTCATCGGCCAGGCCCAGTTGGGCGAGTACTTCCGGGTGTTCGTCTCCTACGGCATCATCGCCATCTCCCTGGCCCTGCACGCCTGGAGGCGGCAGAAGGACCGGGAGCGGGCGAGGCGCAGCCTGCGCGGGGACACGGCGTGA
- a CDS encoding saccharopine dehydrogenase C-terminal domain-containing protein, whose product MKNVLVFGAGRVCGPCVRYLAAREGVDVTVVDAVQENLDRVLEGTRGKGIRADAASRMGELLERERPQVAIGLLPPRFLVPLAEQCVKHRVHLVAPSYAKEELRALDGPAREAGVTLLAELGLDPGIDHLSAARTVSRIHHMGGRVDAFWSVCGALPAPESNDNPLGYKLSWAPGSLVGASRRDARILEDGAERLLPDGETFRRVGLTEIRGLGWFEHYANADSLPYVKLYDMPEVRNVYRGTLRYPGWCETVCALRELGFFDLERVDFRGRTFPSLLRERMGISSSACLKTKVLERIGARPHHAVALRLEWLGVFEDTPLPLEEGTMQDLTAAQYEQRLPFLPGERDLVAMEHRYEATFPATGRRFRFTSTLVDRGTVGSPEGTSIARTTGLPPAMGARMLLEGRVRRAGLVVPTTPDLYEPLLEELEGHGIRFREREELLD is encoded by the coding sequence ATGAAGAACGTACTGGTGTTCGGGGCGGGAAGGGTCTGCGGCCCCTGCGTCCGCTACCTGGCCGCCCGGGAGGGCGTGGACGTGACAGTGGTGGACGCGGTGCAGGAGAACCTGGACCGGGTCCTGGAAGGGACCCGGGGCAAGGGCATCCGGGCGGACGCGGCCTCCCGCATGGGAGAGCTGCTGGAGCGGGAACGGCCCCAGGTGGCCATCGGCCTCCTGCCCCCCCGGTTTCTGGTCCCCCTGGCGGAGCAATGCGTGAAGCACCGGGTCCACCTGGTGGCCCCTTCCTACGCCAAGGAGGAGCTTCGGGCCCTGGACGGCCCGGCCCGGGAGGCGGGGGTGACCCTGCTGGCGGAACTGGGCCTGGACCCGGGGATCGACCACCTCTCCGCGGCCCGCACGGTGAGCCGCATCCACCACATGGGGGGGCGGGTGGACGCCTTCTGGTCCGTCTGCGGTGCCCTCCCCGCCCCGGAGTCCAACGACAACCCCCTGGGCTACAAGCTCTCCTGGGCCCCGGGAAGTCTGGTGGGGGCCAGCCGGCGGGACGCCCGGATCCTGGAGGACGGGGCGGAGCGCCTCCTGCCCGACGGAGAGACCTTCCGCCGGGTGGGGCTGACGGAGATCCGGGGGTTGGGGTGGTTCGAGCACTACGCCAACGCGGACTCCCTGCCCTACGTGAAGCTCTACGACATGCCGGAGGTCCGAAACGTCTACCGGGGCACCCTGCGCTACCCCGGATGGTGCGAGACGGTGTGCGCCCTTCGGGAACTGGGGTTCTTCGACCTGGAGCGGGTCGACTTCCGGGGACGGACCTTCCCCTCCCTGCTGCGGGAACGGATGGGGATCAGCTCCTCCGCCTGCCTGAAGACGAAGGTCCTGGAACGGATCGGGGCCCGTCCCCACCACGCCGTGGCCCTGCGCCTGGAGTGGCTTGGGGTCTTCGAGGACACCCCCCTGCCCCTGGAGGAGGGGACCATGCAGGACCTGACGGCGGCGCAGTACGAACAACGTCTGCCCTTCCTCCCGGGGGAGCGGGACCTGGTGGCCATGGAGCACCGCTACGAGGCCACCTTCCCCGCCACGGGCAGGCGCTTCCGGTTCACCTCCACCCTGGTGGACCGGGGGACCGTGGGCTCCCCGGAGGGGACCTCCATCGCCCGCACCACCGGCCTGCCCCCCGCCATGGGGGCCCGGATGCTCCTGGAGGGCCGGGTGCGCCGCGCCGGTCTGGTGGTGCCCACCACCCCGGACCTGTACGAACCCCTCCTGGAAGAGCTGGAAGGGCACGGCATCCGCTTCCGGGAGCGGGAGGAGCTGCTGGACTAG
- a CDS encoding pyridoxal phosphate-dependent aminotransferase, with protein sequence MNPSRRIQALGVSPIRHLAPLARKAEERGVRVLPLNIGQPDLPTPRAYYEAIRSFDAPYTPYAPSQGLPELLEAIREDFRVRGVALDPESILVTAGGSEALLFSLLTLCDPGDEVLVAEPFYTNYNFFADTAGVKLVSVRTDPEEGYALPPDADLEARLSSRTRAVLVTNPNNPTGTVLPREDMERLGRFAARHDLFVLADEVYRDFVYREGGFVSFGELEEVRDRLVICDSVSKRFSACGVRVGCLATPRLDLAALALKLGQGRLAVSTVEQRGAAALYGQPPSFFAEQREAYRVRRDALVGALSRVEGVSCRVPEGAFYFMVRLGVEDTSDFAAWMLREFQHQGDTVMVAPGEGFYATPGAGRDEVRVAYAIAPDRLVRAAEVLGRGLEAYRQLRP encoded by the coding sequence ATGAATCCGTCGCGTCGCATCCAAGCTCTGGGGGTTTCCCCCATCCGTCACCTGGCTCCCCTGGCCCGCAAGGCGGAGGAGCGGGGGGTCCGGGTGCTTCCCCTCAACATCGGCCAGCCCGACCTGCCCACCCCACGGGCCTACTACGAGGCGATCCGCTCCTTCGACGCCCCCTACACCCCCTACGCCCCCTCTCAGGGGCTTCCGGAGCTTCTGGAGGCGATCCGGGAGGATTTCCGCGTCCGGGGGGTGGCCCTGGACCCCGAATCCATCCTGGTCACCGCCGGGGGGAGCGAGGCCCTGCTCTTCTCCCTGCTGACCCTCTGCGATCCCGGGGACGAGGTGCTGGTGGCGGAGCCTTTCTACACCAACTACAACTTCTTCGCCGACACCGCCGGGGTGAAGCTGGTGTCGGTGCGCACGGACCCGGAGGAGGGGTATGCCCTGCCCCCGGACGCGGACCTGGAGGCTCGGCTTTCCTCCCGAACCCGGGCGGTGCTGGTGACCAACCCCAACAACCCCACGGGGACGGTGCTTCCCCGGGAGGACATGGAACGCCTGGGGCGCTTTGCCGCCCGGCATGACCTCTTCGTTCTGGCGGACGAGGTGTACCGGGACTTCGTCTACCGGGAGGGCGGGTTCGTCAGCTTCGGGGAGCTGGAGGAGGTGCGGGACCGCCTGGTGATCTGCGATTCCGTGTCCAAGCGGTTCTCCGCCTGCGGGGTCCGGGTGGGGTGCCTGGCCACCCCCCGGCTGGACCTGGCCGCTCTGGCCCTGAAGCTGGGGCAGGGGCGGCTCGCGGTGTCCACGGTGGAGCAGCGGGGGGCCGCGGCCCTGTACGGCCAACCTCCCTCCTTCTTCGCGGAGCAGCGGGAGGCCTACCGGGTCCGAAGGGACGCCCTGGTGGGGGCCCTTTCCCGGGTGGAGGGGGTCTCCTGCCGGGTGCCCGAGGGGGCGTTCTACTTCATGGTCCGCCTGGGGGTGGAGGACACCTCGGACTTCGCCGCCTGGATGTTGCGGGAGTTCCAGCACCAGGGGGACACGGTGATGGTGGCCCCGGGCGAAGGGTTCTACGCCACCCCCGGGGCGGGACGGGACGAGGTCCGGGTGGCCTACGCCATCGCTCCGGACCGGCTGGTACGGGCGGCGGAGGTGCTGGGCCGGGGGCTGGAGGCCTACCGGCAGCTTCGTCCCTGA
- a CDS encoding DUF6672 family protein, with product MTRRNGIRTVLVLLLVGLGVVLFALGKEHQVFLDNKALAVGGAEVPALESVRVTVDGGEPLEFAADDRDVVQTRGLRAQVKLEILDGNGNVTKTVERSVSFSFEDRVMLSLPVLAQGGEGYRLPPPVVE from the coding sequence ATGACGCGACGCAACGGCATCCGAACCGTTCTGGTGCTGCTCCTCGTGGGGCTCGGGGTGGTGCTCTTCGCCCTGGGCAAGGAGCACCAGGTGTTCCTGGACAACAAGGCCCTGGCCGTGGGAGGGGCGGAGGTTCCTGCCCTGGAGTCGGTACGGGTCACCGTGGACGGGGGGGAACCCCTGGAGTTCGCCGCGGACGACCGGGACGTGGTCCAGACCCGGGGTCTTCGTGCCCAGGTGAAGCTGGAGATCCTGGACGGAAACGGCAACGTGACCAAGACGGTGGAGCGGTCCGTGTCCTTCTCCTTCGAGGATCGGGTCATGCTCTCCCTGCCCGTGCTGGCGCAGGGCGGAGAGGGGTATCGCCTGCCTCCTCCCGTGGTGGAATAG
- a CDS encoding Na+/H+ antiporter NhaC family protein, producing MESYGFLSILPPLVAVLLAWRFKNVLASLLAGCFTGTLILFHGNPMTAVVDLIRNTIFVQAADAYNSNLLVMMVFIGGFVGVVTYSGGARAFAEKSAAWISSRAKTQVATWLAGILVFFSDSASPLLVGSVFQPICDRMRVSREKLAWLLDTTASPVCILIPFIGWGIFIQGLIQKEYAALKLADSEWDVFLQVIPFQFYALGALAMVPLVAFLGFEFSAMYRAEERTRRTGQPFWPEAKPLRPSVEFDTFQGTQPRASLILVPLFILFACIVGLLLPFGFPFQKINGSMLRTALCTGYFLGALACMAMMVGMKIKTAGEAYGMYMQGAREMMFILMILVLAWSLGSVCKAVGTAGYIVNLAKGSVPGWAVPSLLFVTGALVSFATGSSWGTFAILIPLAVPMAHGLEAPILVSIGAVLSGGLFGDHCSPISDTTILSSMGAACDHLDHVKTQLPYAVTVALASLGAYVVAGIFPHPAVLALSLGLVAVLLVVFGKIWGRRVENYTVKDLEREGA from the coding sequence ATGGAGAGTTACGGCTTCCTTTCGATCCTTCCCCCCCTGGTGGCGGTTCTTCTGGCCTGGCGGTTCAAGAACGTGCTGGCCTCCCTGCTGGCAGGCTGCTTCACCGGAACCCTGATCCTGTTCCACGGGAACCCCATGACGGCGGTGGTGGACCTGATCCGCAACACCATCTTCGTGCAGGCCGCGGACGCCTACAACTCCAACCTGCTGGTGATGATGGTGTTCATCGGAGGGTTCGTGGGGGTGGTCACCTACTCCGGCGGAGCCCGGGCCTTCGCGGAGAAGTCGGCGGCCTGGATCAGCAGCCGGGCCAAGACCCAGGTGGCCACGTGGCTTGCGGGCATCCTGGTTTTCTTCTCCGACTCCGCCAGCCCCCTGCTGGTGGGATCCGTGTTCCAACCCATCTGCGACCGCATGAGGGTGAGCCGGGAGAAGCTGGCCTGGCTGTTGGACACCACCGCCTCCCCGGTATGCATCCTCATCCCCTTCATCGGCTGGGGCATCTTCATCCAGGGGCTCATCCAGAAGGAGTACGCCGCCCTGAAGCTGGCGGACTCGGAATGGGACGTGTTCCTCCAGGTGATCCCCTTCCAGTTCTACGCCCTGGGAGCCCTGGCCATGGTGCCCCTGGTGGCCTTCCTGGGCTTCGAGTTCTCCGCCATGTACCGGGCGGAGGAACGGACCCGCCGCACCGGCCAGCCCTTCTGGCCCGAGGCCAAGCCCCTGCGCCCCTCCGTGGAGTTCGATACCTTCCAGGGAACCCAGCCCCGGGCCTCCCTGATCCTGGTGCCCCTGTTCATCCTCTTCGCCTGCATCGTCGGGCTGCTGCTGCCCTTCGGCTTCCCCTTCCAGAAGATCAACGGCTCCATGCTCCGCACCGCCCTCTGCACGGGCTACTTCCTGGGCGCCCTGGCCTGCATGGCCATGATGGTGGGCATGAAGATCAAGACCGCCGGGGAGGCCTACGGCATGTACATGCAGGGGGCCCGGGAGATGATGTTCATCCTCATGATCCTGGTGCTGGCCTGGTCCCTGGGATCGGTGTGCAAGGCCGTGGGCACTGCGGGGTACATCGTGAACCTGGCCAAGGGCAGCGTGCCCGGCTGGGCCGTGCCGTCGCTGCTCTTCGTCACCGGCGCCCTGGTGAGCTTCGCCACCGGCTCCTCCTGGGGCACCTTCGCCATCCTCATCCCCCTGGCGGTCCCCATGGCCCACGGCCTGGAGGCCCCCATCCTGGTCTCCATCGGGGCGGTGCTCTCCGGGGGGCTCTTCGGGGACCACTGTTCCCCCATCTCCGACACCACCATCCTCTCCTCCATGGGAGCGGCCTGCGACCACCTGGACCACGTGAAGACCCAGCTCCCCTACGCCGTCACCGTGGCTCTGGCCTCCCTGGGGGCCTACGTGGTGGCGGGGATCTTCCCCCACCCGGCGGTGCTGGCCCTCTCCCTGGGGCTGGTGGCGGTCCTCCTGGTGGTCTTCGGGAAGATCTGGGGAAGGCGCGTGGAGAACTACACCGTGAAGGACCTGGAGCGGGAAGGGGCCTGA
- a CDS encoding sugar ABC transporter ATP-binding protein — protein MGVQEPLLRIEHVGKEYFGNRVLSDVSFSLNAGEVMGFVGENGAGKSTLMNILFGMPVIQQTGGFEGKILLEGEEVHFASPFDALDAGIGMVHQEFSLIPGFSAAENILLNRESTKYNLLVEVFDQRLKTLDRPVMKARAEKAISTLGVEIDSDTLCTEMPVGHKQFTEIAREIDRTKTRLLVLDEPTAVLTESEAQILIAALRKLASQGIAIIFISHRLQEIIDLCDKIVVLRDGHVIQEARTCETNVRQIANWMVGRKMEEGAAHEVASRSFGEPVLEVENLWVDMPGETVRDVSFQVRKGEIFGFGGLAGQGKLGIANGIMGLYPAGGHAALRGQKVVLNAPQKSLEMGMAFVSEDRRGVGLLLEEGIDWNIVFTAMQIQEKFIKKLAGGLVKWRDDSAIEACAKEYIQALEIRCTGPQQRAIELSGGNQQKVCLAKAFAVRPEVLFVSEPTRGIDVGAKKLVLDTLRRYNEEYGTTIVMTSSELEELRAICDRIAIVDEGRISGTLPATAPAEEFGLLMMGQVDVDAERVKACE, from the coding sequence TTGGGAGTTCAAGAGCCACTGCTTCGCATCGAACACGTGGGCAAGGAGTACTTCGGCAATCGGGTCCTCTCGGACGTGTCCTTTTCCCTGAACGCCGGGGAGGTCATGGGGTTCGTGGGGGAGAACGGGGCGGGCAAGTCCACCCTCATGAACATCCTCTTCGGCATGCCGGTGATCCAGCAGACCGGGGGGTTTGAGGGAAAGATCCTCCTGGAGGGGGAAGAGGTGCACTTCGCCTCCCCCTTCGACGCCCTGGACGCGGGAATCGGCATGGTGCACCAGGAGTTCTCCCTGATCCCGGGCTTCTCCGCGGCGGAGAACATCCTGCTGAACCGGGAGTCCACCAAGTACAACCTGCTGGTGGAGGTCTTCGACCAGCGCCTGAAGACCCTGGACCGCCCGGTGATGAAGGCTCGGGCGGAAAAGGCCATCTCCACCCTGGGGGTGGAGATCGATTCGGACACCCTCTGCACGGAGATGCCCGTGGGGCACAAGCAGTTCACGGAGATCGCCCGGGAGATCGACCGCACCAAGACCCGCCTGCTGGTGCTGGACGAGCCCACGGCGGTGCTCACCGAGTCGGAGGCCCAGATCCTCATCGCCGCCCTCCGCAAGCTGGCCTCCCAGGGCATTGCCATCATCTTCATCTCCCACCGTCTCCAGGAGATCATCGACCTGTGCGACAAGATCGTGGTGCTCCGGGACGGCCACGTGATCCAAGAGGCCCGGACCTGCGAGACCAACGTCCGCCAGATTGCCAACTGGATGGTGGGTCGGAAGATGGAGGAGGGGGCGGCCCACGAGGTGGCCTCCCGGTCCTTCGGCGAACCCGTCCTGGAAGTGGAGAACCTGTGGGTGGACATGCCCGGGGAGACGGTGCGGGACGTGTCCTTCCAGGTGCGCAAAGGGGAGATCTTCGGCTTCGGCGGCCTGGCGGGACAGGGGAAGCTGGGCATCGCCAACGGCATCATGGGCCTGTACCCCGCGGGGGGACACGCGGCCCTGAGGGGCCAGAAGGTGGTCCTCAACGCCCCGCAGAAGTCCCTGGAGATGGGCATGGCCTTCGTCTCCGAGGATCGGCGGGGGGTGGGCCTCCTGCTGGAGGAGGGCATCGACTGGAACATCGTCTTCACGGCCATGCAGATCCAGGAGAAGTTCATCAAGAAGCTCGCCGGAGGCCTGGTGAAGTGGCGGGACGATTCGGCCATCGAGGCCTGCGCCAAGGAGTACATCCAGGCCCTGGAGATCCGCTGTACCGGACCCCAGCAGCGGGCCATCGAGCTTTCCGGGGGGAACCAGCAGAAGGTGTGCCTCGCCAAGGCCTTCGCGGTGCGGCCGGAGGTGCTCTTCGTCTCCGAGCCCACCCGGGGCATCGACGTGGGCGCCAAGAAGCTGGTGCTGGACACCCTGCGGCGCTACAACGAGGAGTACGGCACCACCATCGTCATGACCTCCTCGGAACTGGAGGAGCTGCGGGCCATCTGTGACCGCATCGCCATCGTGGACGAGGGGCGCATCTCCGGCACGCTTCCCGCCACCGCTCCGGCGGAGGAGTTCGGCCTCCTCATGATGGGCCAGGTGGACGTCGACGCGGAGAGGGTGAAAGCCTGTGAATAG
- a CDS encoding GntR family transcriptional regulator, which yields MKAPTAEDRAHQEILKLIVSQKYAPGDRLVETELAEELGLSRTPVRNALRKLLAEGVLESEKGVGCSIPRLTPSDMEGVFQTRILLESRAAAAAAKTASRPEIERLQKLLEEERSLYVAGEMDRYTRINERLHLGIAALSKNDYIERFARQVFWRSELYIFFFDRFYANRAPQEELLRDPEQSRSCREHAELIEAIAARDAKRAEEAMRTHVTSTYQTLTQRVTLF from the coding sequence ATGAAGGCCCCCACTGCGGAGGATCGGGCGCATCAGGAGATCCTGAAGCTGATCGTGAGTCAGAAGTACGCCCCCGGGGACCGGCTGGTGGAGACGGAGCTGGCGGAGGAGCTGGGCTTGAGCCGCACCCCCGTGCGCAACGCCCTGCGGAAGCTCCTGGCGGAGGGGGTGCTGGAAAGCGAAAAGGGGGTGGGGTGTTCCATCCCCCGTCTGACCCCCTCGGACATGGAAGGGGTCTTCCAGACCCGCATCCTCCTGGAAAGCCGGGCCGCCGCGGCGGCCGCCAAGACCGCCTCCCGACCGGAGATCGAACGGCTCCAGAAGCTCCTGGAGGAGGAGCGGTCCCTCTACGTCGCCGGGGAGATGGACCGGTACACCCGGATCAACGAGCGCCTCCACCTGGGCATCGCCGCCCTGAGCAAGAACGACTACATCGAGCGCTTCGCCCGGCAGGTGTTCTGGCGGTCCGAGCTGTACATCTTCTTCTTCGACCGATTCTACGCCAACCGGGCTCCCCAGGAGGAGCTGCTCCGGGACCCGGAGCAGTCCCGAAGCTGCCGGGAACACGCCGAGCTGATCGAGGCCATCGCCGCCCGGGATGCGAAGCGGGCGGAGGAGGCCATGAGAACCCACGTGACCTCCACCTACCAGACCCTGACCCAGAGGGTCACCCTGTTCTAG